The Vitis riparia cultivar Riparia Gloire de Montpellier isolate 1030 chromosome 3, EGFV_Vit.rip_1.0, whole genome shotgun sequence genome includes a region encoding these proteins:
- the LOC117909668 gene encoding subtilisin-like protease SBT3.9, with protein MAFPCVSFILLLLPLLLLQESSFVLSRLSTNVYIVYMGERPHDEPELIEDSHHQILSNLLGSKEAAKESILYHYKHGFSGFAAVLTESQAKVIADFPGVVRVVPNRILSLQTTRSWDFLHVNPHSGTGILSKSLSGFGSIIGIIDTGIWPESDSFKDKGMGKIPSRWHGTCQEGEQFNRSNCNRKIIGARWYIKGYEADFGKLDTSGGVEFLSPRDAVGHGTHTASIAAGSLVKNANFRGLARGLARGGAPSAQLAVYKVCWSTGGCSSADVLAAFDDAVLDGVDVLSVSLGSSPPLTAYFDDSLAIGSFHAVAKGISVVCSAGNSGPYPQTVINTAPWIISVAASTIDRAFRTVITLGNNQTLVGQALYTGKNVNKFYSFVYGESIVSQDSDEDSARGCDIGSLNATLASGNVVLCFQTRSQRFSATAIRTVLTVGGVGLIFAKSPSKDVTQSMGIPCVEVDLVIGTSLLTYMVSTSKPMVKFSPTKTKVGLQSSPEVAYFSSRGPSSLSPSVLKPDIAAPGVSILAAWSPAASSPTIDMTQKELPPENFNIESGTSMACPHVSGIVALLNSMYPTWSPAAIKSALITTASVKDEYGLNVVAEGAPYKQADPFDYGGGHVDPNKAMDPGLIYDMGMKDYVHFLCSMGYNTTAIHLITKSPCPKNQNRNLLLNLNLPSIIIPNLKKSLAVSRTVTNVGPEESVYIAQVEAPPGTNVRVVPWILSFNSTTKKLKFKVFFCSQQRLLGRYSFGHLLWGDGFHAVRIPLIIGTVNADL; from the exons ATGGCTTTTCCATGTGtttctttcattcttcttcttcttcctcttcttcttcttcaagagTCTTCCTTTGTTCTTTCTCGGCTTTCAACCAAT GTTTACATTGTGTATATGGGAGAAAGACCCCATGATGAACCAGAACTCATTGAAGACTCTCACCACCAAATTCTCTCAAAtctccttggaag cAAAGAAGCTGCCAAGGAATCGATTTTATACCACTACAAACACGGGTTCTCAGGGTTTGCTGCAGTTTTAACAGAGTCTCAAGCCAAGGTTATTGCAG ACTTCCCTGGAGTTGTCCGTGTGGTTCCCAACAGAATTCTCAGCCTACAAACAACTAGAAGCTGGGATTTTCTCCATGTAAACCCTCATTCAGGGACTGGAATCCTTTCAAAGAGTCTTTCGGGTTTTGGGTCCATCATTGGCATCATAGATACAG GGATATGGCCTGAGTCTGATAGCTTTAAAGATAAGGGCATGGGTAAAATCCCCTCTCGCTGGCATGGGACATGTCAAGAAGGAGAACAATTTAACCGCTCCAACTGCAACAG GAAAATAATCGGTGCGCGTTGGTATATCAAAGGATATGAGGCTGATTTTGGAAAGCTGGATACAAGTGGGGGTGTTGAATTCTTGTCTCCTAGGGATGCAGTAGGCCATGGTACTCACACTGCTTCAATCGCTGCGGGTTCTCTAGTAAAAAATGCAAACTTTAGGGGACTAGCTCGAGGATTGGCAAGAGGGGGGGCTCCATCAGCTCAGTTAGCTGTCTACAAAGTCTGCTGGTCTACTGGTGGATGCAGCTCAGCGGATGTTCTTGCTGCATTTGATGATGCTGTTCTTGATGGGGTGGATGTTCTCTCAGTGTCCCTGGGCTCATCCCCGCCACTTACTGCTTATTTTGATGATTCTTTGGCCATTGGTTCCTTCCATGCTGTAGCTAAAGGGATTTCTGTTGTATGCTCTGCTGGTAACTCTGGCCCTTACCCTCAAACCGTCATCAATACGGCTCCATGGATCATATCAGTTGCAGCCAGCACCATTGATAGAGCTTTCCGAACTGTGATTACCTTGGGGAACAACCAAACTCTTGTG GGACAGGCTTTGTATACAGGGAAGAATGTGAATAAGTTCTACTCTTTTGTGTATGGAGAAAGCATTGTCTCACAAGATTCAGATGAAGATAGTGCAAG AGGTTGTGACATAGGAAGCTTGAATGCTACTTTAGCAAGCGGAAATGTTGTTCTCTGTTTCCAAACTCGGTCTCAGAGGTTCTCTGCCACTGCAATAAGAACTGTACTAACAGTTGGGGGTGTTGGACTCATTTTTGCCAAGTCTCCCAGTAAGGATGTTACACAATCTATGGGAATCCCCTGTGTCGAGGTGGACTTGGTTATAGGGACATCTCTGCTGACGTACATGGTGTCAACCAG CAAGCCTATGGTCAAGTTTAGTCCCACAAAGACAAAGGTGGGACTACAGAGTTCCCCAGAGGTGGCTTACTTCTCTTCCAGAGGACCCAGTTCTCTTTCTCCCTCTGTGTTGAAG CCTGATATTGCTGCTCCTGGGGTGAGTATATTGGCTGCCTGGTCTCCTGCTGCTTCTTCCCCCACAATTGATATGACTCAAAAAGAATTACCTCCTGAGAACTTCAATATTGAGTCAGGAACCTCCATGGCTTGTCCCCATGTTTCTGGCATTGTGGCTCTTCTCAATTCCATGTACCCCACCTGGAGTCCTGCTGCAATCAAGTCTGCTCTTATCACAACAg CCTCTGTGAAGGATGAGTATGGTCTAAATGTAGTGGCTGAGGGAGCTCCATACAAGCAAGCCGACCCGTTTGATTATGGAGGTGGTCATGTAGATCCTAACAAGGCCATGGACCCTGGTCTCATATATGACATGGGAATGAAAGACTATGTCCATTTTCTGTGTTCCATGGGCTACAACACCACTGCTATCCACTTAATCACCAAGTCCCCATGCCCCAAAAACCAAAACCGAAACCTCCTCCTGAACCTTAATCTTCCTTCCATCATCATTCCCAATCTGAAGAAGAGCTTAGCAGTATCAAGAACAGTGACAAATGTTGGTCCAGAAGAGTCTGTGTACATAGCCCAGGTTGAAGCTCCTCCAGGCACAAATGTTAGAGTGGTGCCATGGATTTTATCATTCAATTCCACCACAAAGAAGCTAAAGTTCAAGGT